Genomic DNA from Candidatus Delongbacteria bacterium:
GTGTTTATTATTATCAGGTTAAAATAGGCAATAATTTTCAAAAAAGTAAAATGATGCTAATTAAATAGTATTTATCATGAAGATAAAACACTGCTACTTGGCAGTGTTTTTTTATTTTAATTCTTTGATTATTTTAACATATTTAATATTCTGTAATAGTGTGACGACTTATAAATCGAGGTATCGAATGATTTTAAAAATTGATCTAAATAGATCCTATTTAAACTCAAATTCTCAAATAAAAAAATCTTTAATTAGTTTTGATGATTTAAGTAAAAAGCTGCTAATTATATTTACACTTTTTTGTAGTTTCAGATCTTATTCGAATGAACAGAAGTCTTATTACAAACCTAAGGATGAGCATGTTAGAATTGTTGTGGGTGATGATATAAATTATCCACCTTACAGCTATTTAGATCAGAATGGCTTAGCTACGGGTTTTAACATAGAGTTGATAAAAGCAGTTGCGGACGAAATGGGTTTTGACATAGAGATTAGACTCGGGGAATGGAGTAGTGTTAAGGAAGAACTTTTACAAGGAGACCTTGATGTTATTTCAGGTATGTTTTACTCTCAAGAAAGAGAGGCTTTTTACAGTTTTTCTACGAAACATAATATGTCTGTTGGTGATATTTTTACCAGAGAGGGTTTTGTTATTCAAGATTTTAATGATCTCATAGGAAAAACCGTTGCTGTCCAAAAAGGTGATATAATGGCAGAACTTTTGGAGAAGATGGGACTAGATATTAAGATTATTTACTTCAATACAGTTCGTGATGCTCTATATGATTTAGCGAATGGGAAATATGATTATGCAGCCCTTATGAAAGTACCAGGCTTGTATACCATAAAAGAAGAAAATGTAAAGGGAATCATCAATCAGAATATTAATATTAAAAATGACGATTATTGCTTTGTTGTAAAAAAAGGAAATGAAAATTTACTTACTTATTTAAACAGCGGTTTAATGATTTTAAAGGCTACGGGTAAATACGATCAATTGTACGATGAATGGTTTGGAATATTGGAGGAAAGAGATTTCCTCACTTACCTAAAGAGATATAAGAATTACCTTATTATTGGGGGTCTTTTTGTTTTATTATCATTTTTATTGAACATTTTTTTAAAAATTATAATTACTAAGAAAACTAAAGTAATAGAATCAAATGAAAAAAAATACAAAAAATATTTGGAAAATTTACCAATGGCAGTGGGAATTGCTAAAATGGATGGCACAATAACATACTTAAATCCAACTTTTACGAAATTGTTTGGATACACTTTAGAGGATATCCCGAATATTACAATTTGGAGTAACAAAGCGTATCCTGACGAAAATGATAGAATCCATTATAATAAAGTTTGGGAAGAAGATATAGCTGCTTTTTTAAAAAATCCATTTGAGTTACTACCTTCCAGGATTTATAAGATTCAATCAAAAAGTAAGGATTTAATTATTGCTGAAATTACTTTTTCTATTTATGAAAATGAGTTATATACAATGTTCAACGATATAACAGAGAAAGATAAATTACAAAGTCAGCTTGATAAAAACACAATTCTTTTTGAGAAGGTTTTTGATTTGTTACCTTACTCTTGCACAATTTCTGATTTGAATGGTACGTATCTGAAGGTGAACAAAGCGTATCAAAAAGCGATAGAATTGAACGAAAGTGAAATATTGGGGAAAAAACCCGTTGAGCTTGGAGATGTAATTGATTTAGCACATCAAAAAGAGATAGTTGATGAACTTATAAAGAATGAGGTCGTAAATGATATTGAAGTAAAAATATACAGATCAAGATTAGGTAAATACTTTGATATTCTTTTCTCAAGCACAATTTTTGATTTTGATGGAGAAAAACTTGTAATTTCTGCAACTGTAGATATAACAAATAGAAAGAAGATGGAAGAAGATCTTGCCAGAAGTGAAGAGAATTTAAGAATTACTTTGAACTCAATTGGCGATGCAGTCATTACTACTGATGCAGAAGGGCTGGTAACTAATTTGAATCCTGTGGCTGAAGTTTTAACAGGCTGGAAAAAAATCGATGCCTTTGGAATACCTTTGCCGGAAGTATTCAAAATTATCAATGCCGAGACAAGAAATATTGTTGAAAATCCTGCCGAAATAGTACTAAGAACAGGTAAAATTGTGGGACTGGCAAATCATACAGTGCTAATAAGTAAAGATAAAAAAGAGTATCAAATTGCTGATTCAGGTGCACCGATTATCGATAAAAATGGAAATATAGTTGGAGTTGTACTAGTTTTTAGAGATGTAACAAAAGAATATGCTCTTCAAGACCAATTATTTCAAAGTCAAAAAATGGATGCTATAGGTCAACTTGCTGGAGGAATTGCCCATGATTTCAATAATATGCTTGGAGGAATCACTGGAGCTGCAGAACTTTTAAAGAAAAAAGTAAGTGATGATAAGGGTTTCTATTATATATCAATCATAAATGAGGCCGCAAGTAGAGCCTCAGATCTATCGAGGAACCTTCTAGCCTTTGCAAGAAAACAAGCTCCGGGATCAACAACTATTGATGTTCATAAATCTATATTGAATACCGTTTCACTTCTTTCAAACACTATTGATAAGAAAATTTCTATTGAAACATCTCTCAAAGCCGATCAATTCTTTGTGACAGGTGATGATTCTCAGCTTCAAAGTGTTTTTCTTAACATGGGTATAAACGCCTCACAGGCAATTAGTGATGGTGGGGTTATTAAATTTGAAACAGACAAAATTATACTCGATAAAGAGTATTGTGACAAATCAACATTCAATCTATCTCCAGGGTCTTACCTTGAGATTAAGATTATTGACACTGGAAGTGGAATTCCATTAGAAATAATTCCAAAGATTTTTGATCCATTTTTTACAACAAAGAAGAATGGAAAAGGTACAGGTTTGGGGCTTTCCTCTGCTTATGGTATTATCCATCAGCATAAAGGAGCTGTTATCGTCAATAGTGAAATTGGAAAAGGAACCTGTTTTAAAATTTATATTCCATTAGTTGAGGGTTTCGATGAAAAGATTGACTTTGAACATGAAATTGAGAATGGTTATGGATCGATTCTTCTTGTGGATGATGAATTGATTATGAGAGTTACTGGAAAAGCGTTGTTAGAAGAGATTGGCTATAAAGTGGATACGGCAGTAAATGGAATTGATGCTATAAAAAAATTTGAATCAGATCTCAATAAGTATGATTTAGTAATTTTGGATATGATTATGCCTGAAATGAATGGGAGAGATTGTTTCGTCAAATTACGAAAAATTGATCCTGAAATAAAAATTATAATTGCTTCAGGATTTTCCAGGTTAGAAGATTTAGAGGATTTAAAGGCGAAGAATTTAAATGGATTTATACAAAAACCATTCCAGTTATATGAAATAAATAAAATCATTTCAGAGGTTTTAAGAAAATAGGAAAGAGGTTTTCAAAATTACTTACCTTTTTGGAAATTGCTATGATTAGAAATTTAGCCACATAAAAGGTAGTGAGTTCTATTAGTAATACTTTTGAAAAACTCTCTCCAAATAGAATTTTAAATTGTCCAATAATGAGCAATTCTGTCTTTTAGTTCTTTTCTATAAGCTTCCCAGTCTGTAATTGGTTTCGTAGCTACACCCTCTTCACAAGCTGCTTTTGCTACTGCTAAAGCTTCATATTCAATTACTCTAGGATCGAAAGGTTTTGGAACTATATATTCTGGACCAAATTTAAATTCTTTATTCTTGTACGCTTTTTTTACAATATCTGGAACGGGCTCTTTTGCCAATTTAGCCAGAGCTCTGGAAGCTGCTACTTTCATTCCTTCTGTGATTTTTGTCGCTCCAACATCAAGAGCACCTCTAAAAATGAATGGAAACCCTAAAACATTATTTACTTGATTCGGATAATCAGATCGCCCCGTAGCCATGATAACATCTTTTCTGGTCTCAATAGCGACTTCATATGTTATTTCAGGGTCTGGGTTTGCCATCGCAAAAACAATTGGGTTCGCATTCATTGAAAGAAGCATTTCTGGAGAAACAGCATCCTTCTTGGAAACACCCATAAAGACATCAGCACCTTTCATAGCATCTTCAAGTGTTCTTTTATCGGTATCTACAGCAAAAAACTCTTTATAATCGTTCATTCCCTCTTTTCTTCCCTTGTATATAACCCCTTTGGTGTCACACATAATTACGTTTTCTTTTGTAACACCCATGGTTATAAACAATTTTGCACAAGAGATCCCTGCAGCACCGGCACCATTAAAAACGACCTTTATATCTTTAATGTTTTTACCAGTAATTTCTAGAGCATTCAAAAGACCTGCTGCCGAAATTATTGCAGTTCCATGCTGATCATCATGAAAAATTGGAATATTACAGATCTCTTTGAGTTTCTCTTCAATATAAAAACATTCTGGTGCTTTTATATCTTCTAGGTTCACACCTCCAACAGTAGGCTCCATCAATTTAACAAATTTTATAATGTCATCAGGATCTTCAGTTGCTATTTCAATGTCAAACACATCAACATCTGCAAATCTTTTAAAAAGAACTCCTTTTCCCTCCATCACAGGTTTGCTTGCTAGTGCTCCCAAATTGCCGAGGCCTAAAATTGCTGTTCCATTTGATATTACAGCAACTAAATTTTGTCTGTTGGTGTATTTTGCAGCATCAGCAGGATTTTCAGCAATTTTTTTTACAGGAGCAGCTACTCCAGGAGTATACGCCATTGACAAATCTTCTGCTGTTTGGCATGGTTTAGTAAGCAGAGTAGCAATCTTACCAGGTTGTCCTTGAGAATGATAAACCAAAGCTTGATCATCGTAATTAGCCATAAAAAAACCTCCATCAATTTATAATCCTTATATTTTCAATATATATGGTTTTTACTATAAATGAAAGTAATCAATTATTGTTAATTTTATATGCTTTAAAACATATTTTGTGTTAAGTTTAGACATTGTCAAAATGTGTTATATTTTTTTTTAATTAAGATATTGAGGAATCGCTCGATGATAAGCAAAGAGAAAAAAGAAAAAATTATTCGAATTGCCCTAAATAGTTCAATTTACAAAGCTTCTTTAAAGTATAATGTATCTTACAACACATTAAAAAAATGGATTTGTGAACGAGATAATTCAACTGATGTTAAATTTTTTTTTAATATCTCTACCGCTATGGAGAACTATTTTGTTTACACAATCTACAATTATCTTAACAAATCATTCTCAGTTCTTTTTTCCAAATATAGAAGTGAAAAAATTTGGAAATTTTTCGAAATGATAATGAAAAAAGAAGAAGTCCTGATATTCGATATCAGAAGTACAAAATTTGATGAAAAGAATGATGTTAAGAATCATATAAAAAGAGTGGTATTAGACTCATTGCTACTCCACAATAATTTGAACATAATTTCGTGCATATCAAACTTCAAGATTTTATCAGGGAAATCTTTTTTTGTGATAATGGAAAGAGACAGGTATTACAATCCTTTTTCATGCAAAATTATTACAAAAGGAAAAGACAATGAGATTTTAGAGAAAGAAAATGTAAATATTTGTGAGGTTTTGAACTACGAAGAGTTAACCAAAATAGGAATCAGAAGTAATAATAGCTCCAAAGTTATAACTAACTTTAAAATTTCTACAATTTTGATACAGATTCATTCATTAAACTTGAACAAGTTTGGGATGAAATATGTAATAACAGCTTATGATTTAAAAAATAATTTATTGAATATGTGTTTTACTTTTCAAAGGAGTAAAACTGGAAAAATTCTTTATATGTTATTTTTAAATTATCTCTATTCAAAATTGGGTATTGAACAAATACAATTTGTTTCTGACATCAAAATAGATAATATCATGATTACTCCATATACTAAAAGTTTTGACTATATAAGAAAGCGAGTAAAACGGAAAGTAAAATCAATGGAGAGGTGGTTAGACTCTGCTCAGAATGAGTCTGATTTTAAATTTAAAGCATTGATCTATTTGGCTGATTATAATTTTTCTTTGAAGCACAACATTAAATTTCATATGCCATTTATTTTGGATAAAAATATTAGCTTCATGAATCTTTTCAATAAAAGCATCAAAATTGAACTTGTAGATAAAGTTTCAGAGAAATTGATTAAAGAGTTTTCTCAAGTTAAATTGGATCTGTCTTCAAAGTTAAAGAATGAAAAAATATCTAAATTTTATGATTATCTAAATGATAATAAGTTTTTAGGAACTAAAATTAAAAGAGAGTTTATTGAAAATGCTAGTATGTCACAGCTTATGGGAGATCTTAACAATTCGGAATATCTCCTGAAAATAATTTTAAAAGGTAGTGATCTTGATGAAAAATCAAAAATTTTAGCAATGAATGCTTTTGGTATGCTCAATTTCAGAAAAGGAAACTATTCCAGAGCTGAAAAATCTTACAAAATGGGATTGAAACTTGCGAAGCAAAGCAATGAAAATAAATTGGAATTTGATATATTGAAAAATCAGTGCTCAATGCTTATTCACCAAAACAAACATCTACCTTTGGAAAAGTACATAAAAAATCTGGAGAAATTGTCTAGAAAAATTGATGAAAACATTTATTATTCCAGTTTCCATTATATTGCAGCTCATTTTTATTATGCCATAGGTAATCTTGATATGGCTACACAACATTATCATATGGGAATAGAAAGTATAGATGAAAAAGATTCGTCTTTATCCCTATCGAGACTATACGCTGGTCTTGCTAATTGTTTTGTTATGAAAAAAATGTATAAAAAAGCTCTATCTAATGCTATGAAAGCTTTAGAGTTGAGTAAGAAAGTAAATTTAAAAGTTCAATTGCTAATTAACCAACATACGGTTGCATTATGCTATGCCAGTCTACATAATTTCAAGGAAGCAAAAATTTATATTGATAAAAATCTAGATATTCTAAAGGAGCTTGAATACCCTATTCTAGAGTATCAAACCCGTGAATTAAAGATTAAAATCCATATGCAACTTGGTATGACGGCACTAGTCAAATCCGAAATGAAAAAAATTGAGAAAGTGTATTCAACAATTAACAACCCCTATATTACAAATTCATATAATCAACTTCTAGATATGGTTAGAGTAATGGAGGAAAATAATAGTTTGAAAGTAAAAAAGTGACTAAAAATTCTGTGAGTCTCATTTTTTTTATAATAATATTAAGATTTCTCATATTTTTTATAGCGTATTAAAATAAATATTTTAATGGTGTTTGTCCGTTAAGTTATTAAATAAAAGCAAAATATGTGTTAGGCTGTTTTATGGCACTTGATTTGCATGGTGAGTGTCAGGAAGGGAGGCTCGATGAAAGATATTATTCTTTTAATAGATGATGATGAAATGAACCTAAAAAGTATGGCGTCAAACTTGAGTTTAGAATTTGAAGTAAAGGCTTTTTCTGATCCAATCAAAGCTCTTGAATATTTATCACATTCAAGTGGAATCAATTATGTCGTAAGTGATTATAAAATGCCAGACTTTGATGGCATTGAAATTCTAAAATTCATTAAATCAAATTTCAAAATAAAAACTGTTTTATATACAGGTTATGCAACTGAGCAATTAAAGAAAAAAATTCAATTTAGTGGAATTGACCTTTTTTTTGAGAAGCCAATCGATATAGAACAATTCATTTTAACTATAAAAAATTTGGAGGTAAAATGTTAAGTAAATTAATGGGAATGATCAGAGTTTCATTGCTAGTTCTTTTATCCGTTTCCACCTTGAGTGCAGATGAGTATGAGTTAACATTCATTCCTGAACTGCCCGTACCATTAGGTACTAACGATGACGGTACTATTCTTGTTGGGCAAGACTTCAATAATATGGCAGTTGTTTGGTCTGCAGAAACAGGTGCAACAGTGATTGGTGAAGGTGCTGCATGGGGAGTTTCTGATGACGGAAAAGTTGTTGCATCTCTAATAAATAATGATGGACTCGAAGAAGCTGCAATTTGGCAAAATGGAGAGATTACTTGGCTAGGAAATATTCCTGGAGGTTCTGTTTGCGATACATTTATTAGCTCCGGTTTGGCAATCAGTGCTGATGGTACAACTGTAACAGGTATGGGTTGGCATGATGACTGGTCTGCTGAGGCATATTATTGGACTGCTGAAACAGGAATGGTTGCTTTAGGTCAGGATTATGGTGCAAGTTCAAAAGCTCAAGCTGTTTCTGGAGATGGCTCTATCATTGGAGGATGGAACGAAAACGATATGGGCTGGAGATGTTCTGTGATATGGGACAAAGATGGAAATAGAACATATATTGGTTCACCTTCAGGTGGGTTAGATGGTGAAGTTGGACATATAAGTAGCAATGGTACTGCTTATGGATTTGGTTCAGGATCTGGTGAGTATGAATTAACATCTTGGATGTGGACTCAAGAAGGTGGAATGACTGATCTTAGTGGTCCTGATTGTCCTTCATATGTGAAACAATGTTGGGCTCTTTCAGGTAGTGATAATGGTACAGCTGTAGGTAATTATTTTTACAATGGTTTTATGGACTTTAGGTCTTGTATCAGAACTGAAGAAACAGGAACTATGACAGACTTAAAAACTTATCTAATTGATCATGGTATGCAAAATATTGATGCATGGAGTTTTAATAGAGCTATGGTAATAAATAATGCAGGTACTCATATAGCTGGTCTTGGCATAAATGATATGGGGGATATGGGTGGATATCTTCTTAAACTTGCAAATGTTGGCGTTCCTAATGGCTATATATCTGGTACGGTTACTATCGATGAAACTTTTGGCATGATAAGTGATGTTGTGTTAAAACTTGGAAGTCAATATATTCATCCTTCAAATGATGGTACATTCACATTTGAATCATCTGTAGGTACTTTTACATTAAAAGCTTCATTATATGGTTACAACCAGTTTGTTGAAACAGGGATTGTTGTAAACCCAGAACTAACAACTACAATTAATGTCAACTTAGATTTATGTGAAGAGCCTCTGAATATTCCTAGAAATCTTATTGTTGATACTGAGATAGGTAAAATTGATTGGGATGCTGCTCTTGAAGGTTACAGCTCTTTTGCTGGATGGAATGATGGTGTATGTATTGATGGTATGGGTATGGGAGAAGCTGGTACTACAAAAGTTGCGATTAGATTTGATACAGAATCGTTGATGAATTATTCTGGCGGTTTCCTTAAAGGTGTAAGATTTTTTCCAAAAAGTAATGTTTCTACATATACTGTTAAAGTTTGGGTAGGTGCAGATGCTGCAAACGAAATTGCTTCTATTCCTGTTCAAAATTTTGTAAATAACCAGTGGAATTATGTTGATCTAGATGAATTGATTGAAATAAATGCTATGGATGAATTGTGGATAGGGTATGAAGCAAATTCTCCTGAACAAACTTATCCGTTTGGTCATGATGATGGTCCTGCAATAGCTGGTTACGGTGACATGCTATACTATTATGGAGCTTGGAACTCTCTTGCGTCATTTGGTTTTGATGCAAATCTTTGTATTGACGGATTGATTGTAGATCCTCAAGGTAAAGCACTTGTTATGAAAAGACCTGAAAAAAGAATTGAGAAAGCTTCATCGGATATTGAATATCCTGAAACAAAAATTGCAAGTGGTAACATTCCTTCTGATAATAAAGAGTACACAGGATACAATGTTTATCTTAACAATTATGCAAATCCAGTAGCTTCTAATATTTCTGAAACTGAATATACTTTCGAAGGTTTAGAGCCTAATACTCAATATTATGCTGCTATTGAAACACAGTATGCATCTGGTGAAGTTTCAGAGATGGTAATGATTGATTTCATATATCAAAAAGAAGCTGATTATCTTGAGCCAGCCAATTTAGCTTTTGAACAGTCAACAAAAACTCTTACTTGGGATATGCCTGGTATGTGGCTTGGATTTGAATCAGGTGTTTGTAGTGAAGGTATTGGACTAAACGATGGTGGTGAATTTGCTGCTGCTATAAGATTATCTTCTGAAATGCTTGCTGATTATGAAATGTCACATTTAACCTCTATGAAGTTTATTGCAAAAGATGTTTCTGTAGATTTCACTCTAAAAGTTTGGAAAGGTGAAGAAGCAGAAGAGTTAGTTTATGAGCAGGAAATTGAGAATGTTATTTTAGATTCTTATACAATTGTTACACTTGATGAACCTGTCGTTATAAATGCAAACGAAACTGTATGGATTGGATATCAGATTAGCAATCAAGCAGTTGGCGTATATCCAGCTGGTGTTGATGAAGGACCTGCTATTGCAAATTGTGGAGATATGCTTTGGACACAAAATGAAGGTTGGACAGAACTTGCAGACTGGGGAGTAAACAAGAACTGGAATCTTCAAGCTTATATTGAAGCAGATGGTAATATGATAAAACTTAACAAATCAGGAATTGCAACCAGTGAAGACAAAGAAGTTAAAAACTCTATCTTGAGCACCGGTAATGTGAATGAATCCAAAGATCAGATTGTTACATGTTACAATGTTTCACTGGATGGTAATATTATTGCGACTGTTACCGACAGATCTTATGTATTTGGAGATTTAACTAATGGTGTGCATACTGCCGGTGTGGTTGCTGTTTATGCAGATGGTCAATCTGAAATGAGTACTTTAGAATTCAATTATACTGTTGGTATTGAAAGTTCATTACCTAATAATTGGAATTTAAGTCAAAATTATCCAAATCCTTTTAACCCTGAAACTACTATTAACTTCAGTGTTGTAGATGGTTTTGTTGGAAAAGTATCATTAAATGTTTACAATAGTAAAGGTGAGTTTGTTCAAGAGCTAGTTAGAAATAATCTAAAGAGTGGAAATTACTCTGTTACTTTCAATGCTTCTTCAATGAGCAGTGGTATATACTATTGTATCATGAATGCAGGGAATTATACAAAGTCTGTTAAAATGGTTTTAATCAAATAATCAATCCCGTAAAAAGCTGCTATGAAAATAGCACTTTCCTCCCAGGAAAAGACAGCGAGTGTATACACTCGCTGTTTTATTTTAAAGATACATTTTTTTATGAACTTGAATAATATCTACCTTAATTTTTTTCTTTGTAATGTTATTACCCAATTAGCACATCAATAACGATATTCAATCAAAAAAGATTTAAACATCTCTATTGATTAAATCTTTATTGCAATAGTATGCAATCTAGTGCAGCAATAAGCGTTTATAGGTAAATGTTGTGACAAGTCTTAAGTGTTGTTGAAAACATTAGATAGGTAACTGTGATATTTTGGCATTTTAATTGCTATTTGAAACTACGGAGGTAAAAATGAAAATAGCAATTACAATATGGAATGAAATCGTTTCTCCTCTTTTCGATGTTTCATCGAGAATTATGATAATTGAAAATGAAAAGATAGAATACCTTGATGTTTCAGGAATGTGTCCATTTGAGAAGATTGATAAATTAGAATTAAAAAAAATTGATATTTTTCTATGTGGAGCAATTTCGCTTGGAGTTCGAGTATATGCAAAATCAAAAGGTATTGAAGTTTATCCATTTATTACTGGGAATGTAAGAGAGATTTTAGAAACGATACTAACAAATAAAGCTGAAATTCATAAATATCAAATGCCTGGTTGTGGTAGAAGGCACAGAAGATTTAGAAATTGTAGAAATTAATTATTTTAGGAGGGTGTTATGCCTGGTAGAAATGGAAAAGGTCCTTTAGGTGAAGGTCCTATGACTGGTAGAGGAATGGGAAGATGTGTTAATAACGGTGCAAATCGGATGTTCTTTAGAAGAGGTTGTGGTAATGGTTTCGGTTTTTCTCGAGCAAAGGAGAGTACATATGAAAATTCCGAATCTATTAAAATGATTGAGGATTTAAGAAAAAAAATTGAAGAGTTGGAAGAGATTATAAAAAAAAATAAGGAGTAAGAATTGAAAATAGCATTTACTGTGAATGAAAGCAAAGAAAGTACTTTGTTTGATAAAAGATTTGGAAGAGCTGGGGCAATAGCTATATATGATACAGAAAATAAAAAAATTGAATTTCACAACAACTTACAAAACCAGAATGCTGCTCAAGGTGCTGGAATCCAGGCAGCTCAAAATATAATTGATTTAGGAGTTTCTGCACTTGTTACTGGAAATTGTGGACCAAAGGCATTCAAAGTATTGTCTCAGTCAAATATAATTATCTACAATTGCAATAGTAATAGTTTGATAGAGGCTATCGAGGAGTATTCAACAGGAAAATTGTCAAATTCTATACAAACAAATAGTAATATTTAATTTGTATTGTTAAGTTTGATTAAATGAAGTGTTGAGGTAGATAATGAAAATTGCCATGGAGTGTGTTCCGTGTTTTCTAAAACAAACTGTTAGTTCCCTAAAAATGATTACACTCGAGGAGCATGATCAGGAAATAGTTCTAAGGGAGGTTCTTGAACTGGCTTCTAAGATTGATTTTGAGCTTTCTCCTCCGGAGTTCGGTCAAATGATTCATAAACTTATACGGGAAAAAACAAATAGCACTGATCCCTACAAAAAATTAAAAGTATTGGCAAATCAAAGAGCAAAAGAACTTTATAAAGTTATTCAACCCAGAGTAATGAAAGCAACAAATCCTTTCTACATGGCAATAAAATTTGCTATTGCTGCTAATATAATGGATTTTGGTGTCTTTTCTGATTGGAATGAAGCTAATGTTATTGAATCTTTCAATAAAGCTAAATCAAAAGAGATTTGTGGAAAAATATGTGATAGACTTTATAAGAAAATAAGTTTAGCAAAAAATGTTCTCGTTTTAGGTGATAATGCTGGAGAAGTTGTTTTTGATAAATTACTCATTGAAACATTCCCAGGAAATGCTAAAATTTATTATGCTGTAAAAGGTAGTCCTGTGATAAATGATGTAACTATTGACGATGCTTACGATGCTGGTATCGGTGAAGTTGCTGAAATTATCTCAAATGGTACAGATATACCTGGGACTGTCTTTGAGAAATGTTCCTCACAATTCAGAAATATTTTCAACAGTGTAGATCTAATTGTTTCAAAAGGTCAGGGTAATTTTGAAACTTTGCATGATAGAAACAAAAAGATTTACTTTATGTTACAAATTAAATGTAGAGCAATCGCCGATAAATATGGTTACAATGTCGGCGATTGGAAATTGGTAAACCATTAATTTTTGGAGTAAATAGTGCGTATTGCAATTGCATCTGGCAAAGGCGGTACGGGAAAAACTTCTGTTTCTACAGCAATTGCAGAAGCAGTAAAGGGTTCCTGTTACTTTGATTGTGATGTAGAAGAACCAAATGGCTTTCTTATTTTAAAACCCGAAAATATTAAATGTGAAAACATCTATATAAAAATCCCGAAAATTGAGCCTGATAAATGTACTAATTGTAGAAAATGCTACGATATATGTAGATTTAATGCAATCTATTTTGCAGGTGATAAAGCAAATATTTTTGAGGAATTATGTCATAGTTGTGGTGGGTGTAATCTTGTGTGTCCTACGGGAGCTATACAA
This window encodes:
- a CDS encoding transporter substrate-binding domain-containing protein, translated to MILKIDLNRSYLNSNSQIKKSLISFDDLSKKLLIIFTLFCSFRSYSNEQKSYYKPKDEHVRIVVGDDINYPPYSYLDQNGLATGFNIELIKAVADEMGFDIEIRLGEWSSVKEELLQGDLDVISGMFYSQEREAFYSFSTKHNMSVGDIFTREGFVIQDFNDLIGKTVAVQKGDIMAELLEKMGLDIKIIYFNTVRDALYDLANGKYDYAALMKVPGLYTIKEENVKGIINQNINIKNDDYCFVVKKGNENLLTYLNSGLMILKATGKYDQLYDEWFGILEERDFLTYLKRYKNYLIIGGLFVLLSFLLNIFLKIIITKKTKVIESNEKKYKKYLENLPMAVGIAKMDGTITYLNPTFTKLFGYTLEDIPNITIWSNKAYPDENDRIHYNKVWEEDIAAFLKNPFELLPSRIYKIQSKSKDLIIAEITFSIYENELYTMFNDITEKDKLQSQLDKNTILFEKVFDLLPYSCTISDLNGTYLKVNKAYQKAIELNESEILGKKPVELGDVIDLAHQKEIVDELIKNEVVNDIEVKIYRSRLGKYFDILFSSTIFDFDGEKLVISATVDITNRKKMEEDLARSEENLRITLNSIGDAVITTDAEGLVTNLNPVAEVLTGWKKIDAFGIPLPEVFKIINAETRNIVENPAEIVLRTGKIVGLANHTVLISKDKKEYQIADSGAPIIDKNGNIVGVVLVFRDVTKEYALQDQLFQSQKMDAIGQLAGGIAHDFNNMLGGITGAAELLKKKVSDDKGFYYISIINEAASRASDLSRNLLAFARKQAPGSTTIDVHKSILNTVSLLSNTIDKKISIETSLKADQFFVTGDDSQLQSVFLNMGINASQAISDGGVIKFETDKIILDKEYCDKSTFNLSPGSYLEIKIIDTGSGIPLEIIPKIFDPFFTTKKNGKGTGLGLSSAYGIIHQHKGAVIVNSEIGKGTCFKIYIPLVEGFDEKIDFEHEIENGYGSILLVDDELIMRVTGKALLEEIGYKVDTAVNGIDAIKKFESDLNKYDLVILDMIMPEMNGRDCFVKLRKIDPEIKIIIASGFSRLEDLEDLKAKNLNGFIQKPFQLYEINKIISEVLRK
- a CDS encoding malate dehydrogenase: MANYDDQALVYHSQGQPGKIATLLTKPCQTAEDLSMAYTPGVAAPVKKIAENPADAAKYTNRQNLVAVISNGTAILGLGNLGALASKPVMEGKGVLFKRFADVDVFDIEIATEDPDDIIKFVKLMEPTVGGVNLEDIKAPECFYIEEKLKEICNIPIFHDDQHGTAIISAAGLLNALEITGKNIKDIKVVFNGAGAAGISCAKLFITMGVTKENVIMCDTKGVIYKGRKEGMNDYKEFFAVDTDKRTLEDAMKGADVFMGVSKKDAVSPEMLLSMNANPIVFAMANPDPEITYEVAIETRKDVIMATGRSDYPNQVNNVLGFPFIFRGALDVGATKITEGMKVAASRALAKLAKEPVPDIVKKAYKNKEFKFGPEYIVPKPFDPRVIEYEALAVAKAACEEGVATKPITDWEAYRKELKDRIAHYWTI
- a CDS encoding tetratricopeptide repeat protein, with amino-acid sequence MISKEKKEKIIRIALNSSIYKASLKYNVSYNTLKKWICERDNSTDVKFFFNISTAMENYFVYTIYNYLNKSFSVLFSKYRSEKIWKFFEMIMKKEEVLIFDIRSTKFDEKNDVKNHIKRVVLDSLLLHNNLNIISCISNFKILSGKSFFVIMERDRYYNPFSCKIITKGKDNEILEKENVNICEVLNYEELTKIGIRSNNSSKVITNFKISTILIQIHSLNLNKFGMKYVITAYDLKNNLLNMCFTFQRSKTGKILYMLFLNYLYSKLGIEQIQFVSDIKIDNIMITPYTKSFDYIRKRVKRKVKSMERWLDSAQNESDFKFKALIYLADYNFSLKHNIKFHMPFILDKNISFMNLFNKSIKIELVDKVSEKLIKEFSQVKLDLSSKLKNEKISKFYDYLNDNKFLGTKIKREFIENASMSQLMGDLNNSEYLLKIILKGSDLDEKSKILAMNAFGMLNFRKGNYSRAEKSYKMGLKLAKQSNENKLEFDILKNQCSMLIHQNKHLPLEKYIKNLEKLSRKIDENIYYSSFHYIAAHFYYAIGNLDMATQHYHMGIESIDEKDSSLSLSRLYAGLANCFVMKKMYKKALSNAMKALELSKKVNLKVQLLINQHTVALCYASLHNFKEAKIYIDKNLDILKELEYPILEYQTRELKIKIHMQLGMTALVKSEMKKIEKVYSTINNPYITNSYNQLLDMVRVMEENNSLKVKK
- a CDS encoding response regulator, with protein sequence MKDIILLIDDDEMNLKSMASNLSLEFEVKAFSDPIKALEYLSHSSGINYVVSDYKMPDFDGIEILKFIKSNFKIKTVLYTGYATEQLKKKIQFSGIDLFFEKPIDIEQFILTIKNLEVKC